A DNA window from Clavibacter sepedonicus contains the following coding sequences:
- a CDS encoding metal-sulfur cluster assembly factor, with translation MSTQSTLTPQKFDEVEEALKDVMDPELGINVVDLGLIYDLAWDDENDALIIHMTLTSAGCPLTDVLEEQTAEALDGVVAAFRINWVWMPPWGPDRITDDGRDMMRALGFSM, from the coding sequence GTGAGCACCCAGAGCACGCTGACCCCGCAGAAGTTCGACGAGGTCGAGGAGGCGCTCAAGGACGTCATGGATCCCGAGCTGGGGATCAACGTGGTCGACCTGGGCCTCATCTACGACCTGGCGTGGGACGACGAGAACGACGCCCTCATCATCCACATGACGCTGACGTCCGCGGGCTGCCCGCTCACCGACGTGCTCGAGGAGCAGACCGCCGAGGCGCTCGACGGCGTCGTGGCCGCGTTCCGCATCAACTGGGTGTGGATGCCGCCGTGGGGTCCCGACCGGATCACCGACGACGGCCGCGACATGATGCGGGCGCTCGGCTTCTCCATGTGA
- the tkt gene encoding transketolase — protein sequence MAALQWDPIDSKAVDTARILAADAVEKVGNGHPGTAMSLAPAAYLLFQKVMRRDPSDSTWIGRDRFILSVGHSSLTQYTQFFLGGYGLEIEDLQALRTWDSKTPGHPEYGHTDGVEITTGPLGQGLASSVGFAYAARYERGLFDPETPAGESPFDHFVYVIAGDGDMQEGITSEASSLAGHQELGNLIAIYDSNQISIEDDTDIAFTEDVAARYEAYGWHVQHVDWKKTGEYVEDVQELFDAVEAAKAETRKPSLIILKTIIGWPSPKKQNSGKIHGSALGAEELAAVKQIVGFDPEKSFEVPDGVLEHTRQAVERGQQQHREWDEKLAAWAEANPERKTLLDRVLAGDAPEGLDEALPVFPAGKDVSTRAASGKVINAIAEVMPELWGGSADLAESNNTTIESAPSFVPAERSTGMWKGEPYGRVLHFGIREHAMGAILNGIVLHGNTRPFGGTFLIFSDYMRPAVRLAALMKAPSIFVWTHDSVALGGDGPTHQPVEQLASLRAIPGLDVIRPADANETAQAWKTILTRRMGPAGLALSRQNLPVLERGTGDATATEYASAAGVAKGAYILADTEGTPDVILIATGSEVQFAVEAREALAADGIKARVVSAPSLEWFEEQDAAYKEHVLPEAVAARVSVEAGISLSWKQYVGHHGRSISIEHFGASAEYEVLYREFGITTEAVVTAAKESIASL from the coding sequence GTGGCAGCATTGCAATGGGACCCCATCGACAGCAAGGCGGTCGACACCGCACGGATCCTCGCCGCGGACGCGGTGGAGAAGGTCGGAAACGGTCACCCCGGCACCGCCATGAGCCTGGCCCCGGCGGCCTACCTCCTGTTCCAGAAGGTCATGCGCCGCGACCCGTCCGACAGCACCTGGATCGGTCGCGACCGGTTCATCCTCTCGGTGGGCCACAGCTCGCTCACGCAGTACACGCAGTTCTTCCTCGGCGGCTACGGCCTCGAGATCGAGGACCTCCAGGCCCTCCGCACGTGGGACTCCAAGACCCCGGGCCACCCGGAGTACGGGCACACCGACGGCGTCGAGATCACCACCGGCCCGCTCGGCCAGGGCCTCGCCTCCTCCGTGGGCTTCGCCTACGCCGCCCGCTACGAGCGCGGCCTCTTCGACCCCGAGACCCCCGCCGGCGAGAGCCCCTTCGACCACTTCGTGTACGTGATCGCCGGCGACGGCGACATGCAGGAGGGCATCACCTCCGAGGCCTCCTCCCTCGCGGGGCACCAGGAGCTCGGCAACCTCATCGCGATCTACGACAGCAACCAGATCTCCATCGAGGACGACACCGACATCGCCTTCACCGAGGACGTCGCCGCGCGCTACGAGGCCTACGGCTGGCACGTGCAGCACGTCGACTGGAAGAAGACCGGCGAGTACGTCGAGGACGTGCAGGAGCTGTTCGACGCCGTCGAGGCCGCCAAGGCCGAGACGCGCAAGCCGTCGCTCATCATCCTCAAGACGATCATCGGCTGGCCGTCCCCGAAGAAGCAGAACTCGGGCAAGATCCACGGCTCCGCGCTCGGCGCCGAGGAGCTCGCGGCCGTCAAGCAGATCGTCGGCTTCGACCCCGAGAAGAGCTTCGAGGTGCCGGACGGCGTCCTCGAGCACACCCGCCAGGCCGTCGAGCGCGGCCAGCAGCAGCACCGCGAGTGGGACGAGAAGCTCGCCGCGTGGGCCGAGGCGAACCCCGAGCGCAAGACGCTGCTCGACCGCGTCCTCGCCGGCGACGCCCCCGAGGGCCTCGACGAGGCGCTCCCCGTGTTCCCCGCGGGCAAGGACGTCTCGACGCGCGCCGCGTCCGGCAAGGTCATCAACGCCATCGCCGAGGTCATGCCCGAGCTGTGGGGCGGCTCCGCCGACCTCGCCGAGTCGAACAACACGACCATCGAGTCGGCGCCGTCCTTCGTGCCCGCCGAGCGCTCGACCGGCATGTGGAAGGGCGAGCCCTACGGCCGCGTCCTCCACTTCGGCATCCGCGAGCACGCCATGGGCGCGATCCTCAACGGCATCGTCCTGCACGGCAACACGCGTCCGTTCGGCGGCACGTTCCTCATCTTCAGCGACTACATGCGCCCGGCGGTCCGTCTCGCCGCGCTCATGAAGGCGCCGTCGATCTTCGTCTGGACGCACGACTCGGTCGCCCTCGGCGGCGACGGGCCGACCCACCAGCCGGTGGAGCAGCTCGCCAGCCTCCGCGCCATCCCGGGCCTCGACGTCATCCGCCCCGCGGACGCCAACGAGACCGCGCAGGCGTGGAAGACGATCCTCACCCGTCGCATGGGCCCCGCGGGCCTGGCGCTCTCGCGCCAGAACCTCCCGGTGCTCGAGCGCGGCACGGGCGACGCCACGGCCACCGAGTACGCCTCGGCCGCCGGCGTCGCCAAGGGCGCGTACATCCTCGCCGACACCGAGGGCACGCCCGACGTCATCCTCATCGCCACGGGCTCCGAGGTCCAGTTCGCCGTCGAGGCCCGCGAGGCCCTCGCCGCGGACGGCATCAAGGCCCGCGTCGTCAGCGCCCCGAGCCTCGAGTGGTTCGAGGAGCAGGACGCCGCGTACAAGGAGCACGTGCTCCCCGAGGCGGTCGCCGCGCGCGTGTCCGTCGAGGCGGGCATCTCGCTCTCCTGGAAGCAGTACGTCGGGCACCACGGCCGCAGCATCTCGATCGAGCACTTCGGCGCGAGCGCCGAGTACGAGGTCCTGTACCGCGAGTTCGGCATCACCACGGAGGCCGTCGTCACAGCGGCCAAGGAGTCCATCGCCTCCCTCTAG
- a CDS encoding COX15/CtaA family protein has product MTHGTDAGQSPSGSVLDQTLMVGRRLRERLPDGITRVTRMLVWTTLVVQTLVVGTGGLVRLTGSGLGCPTWPRCTADSFVSTPEMGVHGVIEFGNRLLTFVLVIVAIATFLAVLRLRNRGRGLFSIALAIGLGIPAQGVIGGITVLTGLNPYVVGLHFVVSVVLVVLSTVLVWRTYHPLDEAERSVPSSFLSLARATAVVVGITILVGIVVTGSGPHAGDQGAARNGLDPELLQHVHSWPAYTTFGLTIALVVIAARNRWTAVSRWTRALLAVELVQIAVGLIQARTGLPEFLVGLHMVLACLLASAMTATLLSTTRRADTLRLTPAEARRSAHVG; this is encoded by the coding sequence GTGACTCACGGCACCGATGCGGGGCAGTCTCCCAGTGGGAGCGTGCTAGATCAGACCCTCATGGTCGGCAGGCGGCTGCGGGAGCGGCTGCCGGACGGGATCACCCGCGTCACGCGGATGCTCGTCTGGACCACTCTCGTCGTGCAGACGCTCGTCGTCGGCACGGGCGGGCTCGTCCGTCTCACGGGATCGGGACTGGGGTGCCCGACGTGGCCGCGGTGCACCGCCGACTCGTTCGTGTCGACGCCCGAGATGGGCGTGCACGGCGTCATCGAGTTCGGCAACCGCCTGCTCACCTTCGTGCTGGTGATCGTGGCGATCGCCACGTTCCTCGCCGTCCTGCGTCTCCGGAACCGCGGACGCGGCCTCTTCTCGATCGCGCTCGCCATCGGCCTCGGCATCCCCGCGCAAGGGGTCATCGGCGGCATCACCGTCCTGACCGGACTGAACCCGTACGTCGTCGGCCTCCACTTCGTGGTGTCCGTGGTGCTCGTCGTGCTGTCCACCGTGCTGGTGTGGCGCACCTACCACCCGCTCGACGAGGCCGAGCGCTCGGTCCCGTCCTCCTTCCTGTCCCTGGCGCGCGCCACCGCCGTCGTCGTCGGCATCACGATCCTCGTCGGCATCGTCGTCACCGGATCCGGTCCCCACGCGGGCGACCAGGGTGCGGCGCGCAACGGGCTCGACCCGGAGCTGCTGCAGCACGTCCACAGCTGGCCGGCGTACACGACGTTCGGGCTGACGATCGCCCTGGTCGTCATCGCGGCCCGCAACCGGTGGACCGCCGTGTCGCGCTGGACCCGGGCGCTCCTCGCGGTCGAGCTCGTGCAGATCGCCGTCGGCCTGATCCAGGCGCGCACGGGCCTCCCCGAGTTCCTCGTGGGGCTGCACATGGTCCTCGCGTGCCTGCTGGCCTCCGCGATGACCGCGACGCTGCTGAGCACCACGCGCCGGGCCGACACCCTGCGGCTGACCCCCGCGGAGGCGCGGCGCTCCGCCCACGTGGGCTGA
- the sufB gene encoding Fe-S cluster assembly protein SufB, with protein sequence MSDVLIDRPELESLGQYEFGWSDSDVAGASAKRGISPQVVADISRRKSEPEWMLANRMKGYELFGKKPMPTWGADLSGIDFDNIKYFVRSTEKQAQTWEDLPDDIKNTYERLGIPEAERQRLVSGVAAQYESEVVFHSIQKELEDQGVIFMDTDTALREHPDLFKEYFGTVIPAGDNKFAALNTAVWSGGSFVYVPKGVHVEIPLQAYFRINTENMGQFERTLIIADEGSYVHYIEGCTAPIYKSDSLHSAVVEIIVKKDARVRYTTIQNWSNNVYNLVTKRATAAEGATMEWIDGNIGSKVTMKYPSIYLMGERAKGETLSVAFAGPGQHQDAGAKMVHMAPYTQSSIVSKSIARGGGRAGYRGEIRVDAAAHHSANTVRCDALLVDTISRSDTYPAIDIRVDDVQLGHEATVSRVSEEQLFYLMSRGMPEDEAMAMIVRGFIEPIARELPMEYALELNKLIEMGMEGSVG encoded by the coding sequence ATGTCGGATGTGCTCATCGACCGACCGGAGCTCGAGAGCCTGGGGCAGTACGAGTTCGGATGGTCCGACTCGGACGTCGCCGGCGCCTCGGCCAAGCGCGGCATCTCCCCGCAGGTCGTCGCCGACATCTCGCGGCGCAAGAGCGAGCCCGAGTGGATGCTCGCCAACCGCATGAAGGGCTACGAGCTCTTCGGCAAGAAGCCCATGCCGACGTGGGGAGCCGACCTGTCCGGCATCGACTTCGACAACATCAAGTACTTCGTGCGCTCCACGGAGAAGCAGGCCCAGACATGGGAGGACCTGCCCGACGACATCAAGAACACGTACGAGCGGCTCGGCATCCCCGAGGCGGAGCGCCAGCGACTCGTCTCCGGCGTCGCGGCCCAGTACGAGTCCGAGGTCGTCTTCCACTCCATCCAGAAGGAGCTCGAGGACCAGGGCGTCATCTTCATGGACACCGACACGGCGCTGCGCGAGCACCCGGACCTGTTCAAGGAGTACTTCGGCACCGTCATCCCCGCGGGCGACAACAAGTTCGCCGCGCTGAACACGGCCGTGTGGTCGGGCGGCTCGTTCGTGTACGTGCCCAAGGGCGTGCACGTCGAGATCCCGCTGCAGGCGTACTTCCGCATCAACACCGAGAACATGGGCCAGTTCGAGCGGACGCTGATCATCGCGGACGAGGGCAGCTACGTTCACTACATCGAGGGCTGCACCGCCCCCATCTACAAGTCCGACTCGCTGCACTCCGCGGTCGTCGAGATCATCGTGAAGAAGGACGCCCGCGTCCGCTACACGACCATCCAGAACTGGTCGAACAACGTCTACAACCTCGTCACCAAGCGGGCGACGGCGGCCGAGGGCGCGACGATGGAGTGGATCGACGGCAACATCGGCTCCAAGGTCACGATGAAGTACCCCTCCATCTACCTCATGGGCGAGCGCGCCAAGGGAGAGACCCTGTCCGTCGCCTTCGCGGGCCCCGGCCAGCACCAGGACGCCGGCGCGAAGATGGTGCACATGGCGCCGTACACGCAGTCGTCGATCGTCTCCAAGTCCATCGCGCGCGGCGGCGGCCGGGCAGGCTACCGCGGCGAGATCCGCGTGGACGCGGCGGCGCACCACTCCGCCAACACGGTCCGCTGCGACGCGCTGCTGGTCGACACGATCTCGCGCTCCGACACGTACCCCGCGATCGACATCCGCGTGGACGACGTCCAGCTCGGGCACGAGGCTACGGTCTCGCGCGTGAGCGAGGAGCAGCTGTTCTACCTGATGAGCCGGGGCATGCCCGAGGACGAGGCCATGGCCATGATCGTCCGCGGCTTCATCGAGCCCATCGCCCGAGAGCTGCCCATGGAGTACGCGCTCGAACTCAACAAGCTCATCGAGATGGGCATGGAAGGATCCGTCGGCTAG
- the tal gene encoding transaldolase translates to MTDTTSPTAQLSAAGVSIWLDDLSRERIDAKGIEKVIAERDVVGITTNPTIFASALAKGEAYDAQVRELAADGADVDRAVFEITTRDVGEAARIFRPVYDRTVGFDGRVSIEVSPDFANDTQATIDEAHKLWDKISEPNVMIKIPATREGLEAITEVIGAGISVNVTLIFSLERYREVINAYLTGLEKAKAAGIDLSTIHSVASFFVSRVDTEIDKRLDAIGTEEATALKSKAGVANAQLAYQAFEQSFASERAQGLLGAGANKQRPLWASTGVKSPDLPDTLYVTQLVAADVVNTMPEKTLDATFDHGVIEGDTITGSYDAANEVLNAVDGLGISYKEVTELLEKEGVEKFKVSWSELIETVTTALDGAK, encoded by the coding sequence ATGACCGACACCACTTCCCCCACCGCGCAGCTCTCCGCCGCGGGCGTCAGCATCTGGCTCGACGACCTGTCCCGCGAGCGCATCGATGCCAAGGGCATCGAGAAGGTGATCGCCGAGCGCGACGTCGTCGGCATCACGACGAACCCCACCATCTTCGCGTCGGCCCTCGCCAAGGGCGAGGCGTACGACGCCCAGGTCCGCGAGCTCGCAGCCGACGGCGCCGACGTCGACCGCGCGGTCTTCGAGATCACCACCCGTGACGTCGGCGAGGCAGCGCGCATCTTCCGGCCGGTCTACGACCGCACCGTCGGCTTCGACGGCCGCGTCTCGATCGAGGTCTCCCCCGACTTCGCCAACGACACCCAGGCGACCATCGACGAGGCCCACAAGCTGTGGGACAAGATCTCCGAGCCCAACGTCATGATCAAGATCCCCGCGACCCGCGAGGGCCTCGAGGCCATCACCGAGGTCATCGGCGCCGGCATCAGCGTCAACGTCACCCTGATCTTCTCGCTCGAGCGCTACCGCGAGGTCATCAACGCGTACCTGACCGGCCTCGAGAAGGCGAAGGCGGCGGGCATCGACCTGTCGACCATCCACTCGGTCGCCTCCTTCTTCGTGTCGCGCGTCGACACCGAGATCGACAAGCGCCTCGACGCGATCGGCACCGAGGAGGCCACCGCGCTCAAGAGCAAGGCCGGCGTCGCCAACGCGCAGCTCGCCTACCAGGCGTTCGAGCAGTCCTTCGCCTCCGAGCGCGCCCAGGGCCTCCTCGGCGCCGGCGCCAACAAGCAGCGCCCCCTCTGGGCGTCCACCGGCGTCAAGAGCCCCGACCTGCCCGACACGCTCTACGTGACGCAGCTCGTCGCGGCGGACGTCGTCAACACGATGCCCGAGAAGACGCTCGACGCGACCTTCGACCACGGGGTCATCGAGGGCGACACCATCACGGGCTCCTACGACGCCGCCAACGAGGTCCTCAACGCGGTCGACGGACTCGGCATCTCCTACAAGGAGGTCACGGAGCTCCTCGAGAAGGAGGGCGTCGAGAAGTTCAAGGTGTCGTGGAGCGAGCTCATCGAGACCGTGACGACCGCCCTGGACGGCGCCAAGTGA
- a CDS encoding non-heme iron oxygenase ferredoxin subunit, which produces MTAVRICAVDDLDVNEALRIEIEGLAIALVKDSSGTVHAIGDTCTHGDISLAEGFVEGDTLECWAHGSKFSLETGKPRTLPAYEPVPVYPVTIVDGDIHIDTTPKS; this is translated from the coding sequence ATGACTGCCGTCCGCATCTGCGCGGTCGACGACCTCGACGTGAATGAGGCGCTCCGCATCGAGATCGAGGGCCTCGCCATCGCGCTCGTCAAGGACTCCTCGGGAACGGTGCACGCCATCGGCGACACCTGCACGCACGGCGACATCTCGCTCGCCGAGGGCTTCGTCGAGGGCGACACCCTGGAGTGCTGGGCCCACGGCTCGAAGTTCTCCCTCGAGACGGGCAAGCCGCGCACGCTGCCGGCGTACGAGCCCGTCCCCGTCTACCCCGTGACGATCGTGGACGGCGACATCCACATCGACACCACCCCGAAGAGCTAG
- the sufC gene encoding Fe-S cluster assembly ATPase SufC — translation MSTLTITDLHVSVDTEQGRKQILKGVDLTINEGEIHAIMGPNGSGKSTLAYTIAGHPKYHVDSGSITLDGVEVLDMTVDERARAGLFLAMQYPVEIPGVTTTNFLRTAKTAIDGEAPAIRGWIKDVRTSMAALKMDPAFAERNVNEGFSGGEKKRNEVLQLELLKPKFAVLDETDSGLDVDALKIVSEGVNRAKANTGLGLLLITHYTRILRYIQPDFVHVFVAGRVAEQGGRELADRLEDEGYDRFLTPSTTVDA, via the coding sequence ATGTCAACTCTCACCATCACCGACCTGCACGTCAGCGTCGACACCGAGCAGGGTCGCAAGCAGATCCTCAAGGGCGTCGACCTCACGATCAACGAGGGCGAGATCCACGCGATCATGGGCCCGAACGGCTCCGGCAAGTCCACGCTGGCCTACACGATCGCGGGCCACCCCAAGTACCACGTCGACTCCGGCTCCATCACGCTCGACGGCGTCGAGGTCCTCGACATGACGGTCGACGAGCGCGCCCGTGCAGGCCTGTTCCTGGCCATGCAGTACCCGGTCGAGATCCCCGGCGTCACCACCACTAACTTCCTCCGCACCGCGAAGACCGCGATCGACGGGGAGGCCCCGGCCATCCGCGGCTGGATCAAGGACGTGCGCACGTCGATGGCGGCGCTGAAGATGGATCCCGCGTTCGCCGAGCGCAACGTCAACGAGGGCTTCTCGGGCGGCGAGAAGAAGCGCAACGAGGTGCTGCAGCTCGAGCTGCTCAAGCCGAAGTTCGCCGTGCTCGACGAGACCGACTCCGGCCTCGACGTCGACGCGCTGAAGATCGTGTCCGAAGGCGTCAACCGCGCGAAGGCGAACACGGGCCTCGGGCTCCTGCTCATCACGCACTACACGCGCATCCTCCGCTACATCCAGCCGGACTTCGTGCACGTGTTCGTCGCGGGCCGCGTCGCCGAGCAGGGCGGCCGCGAGCTGGCCGACCGGCTCGAGGACGAGGGCTACGACCGCTTCCTGACGCCCTCGACCACGGTGGACGCGTGA
- a CDS encoding heme o synthase, translating to MNVAVQSRVDRETIGVARKTKAYVALTKPRVIELLLVTTAPVMILAQGGWPNPWLILGVLVGGTLSAGSANAFNCYIDRDIDRVMKRTQRRPLVTGELTDREALVFAWIIGVASIIWLGVISNWLAAALSLAAILFYVFVYTLWLKRRTPQNIVWGGAAGCMPVLIGWAAVTGDISWAPVILFMIVFLWTPPHYWPLSMKYRDDYASVNVPMLAVVRGRAAVGLQTILYSWATLACSLLLIPVAGMGLVYTLAALAGGGWFVYETHRLYDLAVRHEPIKPMRVFHASISYLSLLFLAVGIDPLLPF from the coding sequence ATGAACGTTGCGGTGCAGAGTCGGGTCGATCGGGAGACGATCGGCGTGGCGAGGAAGACCAAGGCGTACGTCGCACTGACGAAGCCGCGCGTCATCGAGCTCCTGCTCGTGACCACCGCGCCCGTCATGATCCTCGCCCAGGGCGGGTGGCCGAACCCGTGGCTGATCCTCGGCGTGCTTGTCGGAGGAACGCTCAGCGCGGGCAGCGCCAACGCCTTCAACTGCTACATCGACCGCGACATCGACCGCGTCATGAAGCGCACGCAGCGCCGACCCCTGGTGACGGGGGAGCTGACGGATCGCGAGGCGCTCGTCTTCGCCTGGATCATCGGCGTCGCCAGCATCATCTGGCTCGGCGTCATCTCCAACTGGCTGGCCGCGGCGCTCTCGCTGGCCGCCATCCTCTTCTACGTCTTCGTCTACACGCTGTGGCTGAAGCGCCGCACGCCGCAGAACATCGTCTGGGGCGGAGCGGCCGGCTGCATGCCCGTGCTCATCGGGTGGGCCGCCGTCACCGGCGACATCTCCTGGGCGCCGGTGATCCTCTTCATGATCGTGTTCCTCTGGACCCCGCCGCACTACTGGCCGCTGTCCATGAAGTACCGCGACGACTACGCCTCGGTCAACGTGCCCATGCTCGCCGTCGTCCGCGGCCGCGCCGCCGTCGGCCTCCAGACCATCCTGTACTCGTGGGCCACGCTCGCCTGCTCGCTGCTGCTCATCCCGGTCGCGGGCATGGGGCTCGTCTACACGCTCGCCGCGCTCGCGGGCGGCGGCTGGTTCGTCTACGAGACGCACCGCCTGTACGACCTCGCGGTGCGCCACGAGCCCATCAAGCCGATGCGCGTCTTCCACGCGTCGATCTCGTACCTCTCGCTGCTGTTCCTGGCGGTCGGCATCGACCCGCTCCTTCCCTTCTGA
- the sufD gene encoding Fe-S cluster assembly protein SufD codes for MTTPLATTEAPVPADQHGNRAHTDGGWAAVPIQTRSERFTSTDVEAFEAVTGREAVWKLTPVRRLDDLISGDLDGSRYPVTHSGADGTSVSWIPRDDARIGTAGAPEDRAQANAWSSFGEVLAIAVTGEERVTVTVGRSELGLAPRAAHTLITAAPFSRGVVILDNVGSASLVENVEIVVGDQAELTVVTVQQWDDEARHLAAHQAVVGRDAKLKHVVVTLGGSIVRVNPSAHLSNEGADGELLGVYFADAGQHLEQQVYVDHDAPNTRSRVTYKGALQGKGARTVWIGDVLIRRSAPGTDSYEQNRNLVLTDGTRADSVPNLEIETGDIAGAGHASATGRFDDEQLFYLQARGITEEEARRLVVRGFLSEIVQQIGVPDLEERLQAAIEAELSASTSTETIR; via the coding sequence ATGACGACCCCACTCGCCACCACAGAAGCCCCCGTCCCCGCCGACCAGCACGGCAACCGGGCGCACACCGACGGAGGGTGGGCGGCAGTCCCCATCCAGACCCGCTCCGAGCGCTTCACGTCCACGGACGTCGAGGCCTTCGAAGCGGTCACCGGCCGCGAGGCCGTTTGGAAGCTGACGCCCGTCCGCCGGCTCGACGACCTCATCTCCGGTGACCTCGACGGCTCCCGCTACCCGGTCACGCACAGCGGGGCCGACGGAACGTCCGTCTCCTGGATCCCCCGCGACGATGCACGCATCGGCACCGCGGGAGCCCCGGAGGACCGCGCCCAGGCCAACGCCTGGTCGTCCTTCGGCGAGGTGCTCGCCATCGCGGTCACGGGGGAGGAGCGCGTCACCGTCACGGTCGGCCGCTCCGAGCTCGGGCTCGCGCCGCGCGCCGCGCACACCCTGATCACCGCCGCCCCGTTCAGCCGCGGCGTCGTCATCCTCGACAACGTCGGATCGGCGTCCCTCGTCGAGAACGTCGAGATCGTCGTCGGCGACCAGGCCGAGCTCACGGTCGTCACCGTGCAGCAGTGGGACGACGAGGCGCGCCACCTGGCCGCCCACCAGGCCGTCGTCGGACGTGACGCGAAGCTCAAGCACGTGGTGGTGACGCTCGGCGGATCCATCGTGCGCGTGAACCCCTCGGCCCACCTCTCGAACGAGGGCGCGGACGGCGAGCTCCTCGGCGTGTACTTCGCCGACGCGGGCCAGCACCTCGAGCAGCAGGTGTACGTCGACCACGACGCCCCCAACACCCGCAGCCGGGTCACCTACAAGGGCGCGTTGCAGGGGAAGGGCGCGCGCACCGTGTGGATCGGCGACGTCCTCATCCGCCGCTCGGCGCCCGGCACCGACAGCTACGAGCAGAACCGCAACCTCGTCCTCACGGACGGCACGCGCGCCGACTCCGTCCCGAACCTCGAGATCGAGACCGGCGACATCGCCGGCGCCGGCCACGCGAGCGCCACGGGCCGCTTCGACGACGAGCAGCTGTTCTACCTGCAGGCCCGCGGGATCACCGAGGAGGAGGCGCGTCGCCTCGTCGTCCGCGGCTTCCTCAGCGAGATCGTGCAGCAAATCGGCGTGCCCGACCTGGAGGAGCGGCTGCAGGCCGCCATCGAGGCCGAGCTCTCCGCCAGCACCTCCACGGAGACGATCCGATGA